A genomic stretch from Mycobacterium paraterrae includes:
- a CDS encoding peptidase, with product MDSGSGRAVEVAPFHSQGALKGFVISGRWPDSTKEWAQLLMVAVRVASLPGLLDTTTVFGVREEVPEVPMPGTVGLVLAEGPVVGESAIQPGYFADHQPPALLMLHPPSETTPSLPECNGAASGCVLLPGLPHLGLEHRAAWVEAEADGTITSMVSRVGVDPISHPDTAILAMLLAA from the coding sequence ATGGACAGTGGTTCAGGCCGGGCCGTCGAGGTGGCCCCTTTCCATTCTCAGGGTGCGCTGAAAGGCTTTGTGATTTCGGGCCGTTGGCCCGATTCGACAAAGGAATGGGCGCAGCTGTTAATGGTCGCTGTGCGGGTCGCCTCGTTGCCGGGATTACTCGACACCACAACGGTATTCGGCGTCCGTGAGGAAGTGCCGGAGGTGCCGATGCCGGGCACGGTCGGTTTGGTGCTCGCCGAAGGTCCGGTCGTCGGCGAATCCGCGATCCAGCCTGGCTATTTCGCTGATCACCAACCGCCCGCCTTGCTGATGCTGCATCCGCCGTCAGAGACGACGCCGTCGCTTCCCGAGTGCAACGGCGCGGCATCGGGTTGCGTACTTTTGCCGGGTTTGCCACATCTGGGTCTCGAACACCGCGCGGCGTGGGTCGAAGCGGAAGCCGACGGGACCATCACCTCGATGGTCAGCCGGGTGGGTGTCGATCCCATCAGTCACCCCGACACAGCAATCCTCGCGATGCTGCTAGCCGCATAG
- a CDS encoding transcriptional regulator → MSTTFSARLNRLFDTVYPPGRGPHTSAEVIAALKAEGVTMSAPYLSQLRSGNRTNPSSTTMAALANFFRIKPAYFTDDEYYEKLDKELSWLLVMRDEGVRRIAMGASELSPESREDVVHHVEELRRKEHLDA, encoded by the coding sequence ATGAGCACGACGTTTTCCGCCCGACTGAACCGGCTGTTCGACACGGTTTACCCGCCGGGACGGGGCCCGCATACCTCGGCCGAAGTGATCGCGGCGCTGAAAGCAGAGGGAGTCACGATGTCGGCTCCGTACCTCTCGCAGCTACGTTCTGGCAACCGCACCAACCCGTCGTCCACCACGATGGCGGCCCTGGCTAATTTCTTCCGAATCAAACCCGCGTATTTCACCGACGACGAGTACTACGAGAAGCTCGATAAGGAGCTGTCGTGGTTGCTGGTGATGCGAGACGAGGGTGTCCGTCGGATCGCCATGGGTGCCAGCGAGCTGTCACCGGAGTCACGGGAAGACGTCGTTCACCATGTCGAAGAGCTTCGTCGCAAGGAGCACCTGGACGCCTGA
- a CDS encoding DUF6474 family protein, which produces MGLFGKRKTRATRRAEARAIKAKAKLEAKLAAKNDVRRFKAAQRAETKALRERLKSQRESDQTALKVAEANLKAVREGALLSPTRVRRLLTVSRLLAPVLVPVAYRIATAARGLIDQRRADQLGVPLAQIGRFSGSGGRLSARIAGAEQSLRSIQQNKPKDPETGQFVAAISERLSDLAAAVTAAENMPAARRRGAHAAITRQLDEIDADLMARLGLT; this is translated from the coding sequence ATGGGGCTGTTCGGCAAGCGAAAAACCCGCGCAACCCGCCGCGCCGAGGCCCGCGCTATCAAGGCCAAAGCCAAGCTCGAGGCCAAGCTGGCCGCAAAAAACGACGTTCGTCGCTTCAAAGCAGCGCAGCGAGCCGAAACCAAGGCGCTACGCGAGCGGTTGAAGTCCCAGCGTGAGAGCGACCAGACCGCCCTTAAAGTCGCCGAAGCCAATCTGAAGGCGGTCCGCGAAGGAGCGCTGCTGTCGCCGACGCGCGTCCGCCGGTTGCTGACGGTGTCACGCCTGCTCGCCCCGGTTCTGGTGCCGGTGGCCTACCGCATCGCCACCGCGGCGCGGGGGCTGATCGATCAGCGCCGCGCCGACCAGCTCGGAGTGCCGCTGGCCCAGATCGGCCGATTCTCTGGAAGCGGTGGACGGCTCTCGGCGCGCATCGCCGGCGCCGAGCAGTCGCTGCGATCCATCCAGCAGAACAAGCCCAAGGATCCTGAAACCGGCCAGTTCGTGGCCGCGATCTCCGAACGACTCTCCGACTTGGCGGCCGCCGTCACCGCCGCGGAAAACATGCCGGCAGCCCGCCGCCGCGGCGCCCACGCCGCGATCACGCGCCAGCTCGACGAGATCGACGCCGACCTGATGGCACGCCTCGGATTGACCTGA
- a CDS encoding YcnI family protein, with protein MPSSRRIIRRSLIGTSVAAMLCLGPAAAASAHVQASSDDASRGGYATVSFQVPNESTTGSPTTTVTIDLSNVSAVRTETKPGWDAKIDRDGDKVRSVTWTAAPNAGIPVDQFDVFRITAKLPEADSVSFPATQTYADNTEVKWDQAATPGGAEPEHPAPTLALSAGSASKSAQQTAPTTSAAPTASANPAEPQPRKVVDTTSRILAGAALLVGALGVGLALVVRRP; from the coding sequence ATGCCTTCTTCTCGCAGGATCATTCGCCGCAGCCTGATCGGAACGTCCGTGGCCGCGATGCTCTGCCTCGGCCCGGCCGCTGCGGCGTCAGCCCATGTCCAGGCCAGCAGCGACGACGCGTCGCGAGGTGGCTACGCGACGGTTAGCTTCCAGGTGCCCAACGAGTCCACGACGGGTTCGCCGACCACGACGGTGACCATTGACCTGTCAAACGTCAGCGCCGTGCGGACCGAGACCAAGCCCGGATGGGACGCCAAGATCGACCGCGACGGCGACAAAGTTCGCTCGGTGACGTGGACCGCCGCACCAAACGCTGGCATCCCGGTCGACCAGTTCGACGTCTTCCGGATCACCGCAAAGCTGCCCGAGGCCGACTCGGTCAGCTTCCCCGCGACCCAGACCTACGCCGACAACACCGAAGTGAAGTGGGACCAGGCAGCCACCCCGGGCGGTGCTGAGCCGGAACATCCCGCCCCGACGCTGGCGCTGTCCGCTGGCTCGGCATCGAAGTCTGCTCAACAGACGGCCCCGACCACCTCGGCCGCGCCCACTGCCAGTGCCAACCCGGCGGAACCCCAGCCGCGAAAGGTCGTGGACACCACCAGCCGGATCCTCGCCGGTGCGGCCCTGCTCGTCGGCGCGCTCGGCGTCGGCCTCGCGTTGGTCGTGCGGCGGCCGTGA
- a CDS encoding copper resistance CopC family protein gives MVAVLLLLSAAVFTTTLSAGPASAHAARVSAEPAANATVAAGPVRVSATFNEDLQTTFAAMTVVGPDGNLWTTGDPQVHGTSVSVGVRPLGPVGNYTVNYRVTSADGHVVAGSWSFRLTVPGTGTPGPSAQAPRDSADDLPIWPFVLGAVILVGGGALWALRNKP, from the coding sequence TTGGTTGCAGTGTTGCTGCTCCTATCCGCGGCCGTGTTCACGACGACGCTGTCCGCCGGGCCGGCCAGCGCTCACGCTGCTCGCGTGTCGGCCGAGCCGGCCGCCAACGCAACAGTCGCCGCCGGGCCGGTGCGGGTCAGCGCGACCTTCAACGAGGACCTGCAGACGACCTTCGCCGCAATGACCGTTGTCGGGCCGGACGGCAACCTGTGGACGACAGGCGATCCGCAGGTGCACGGGACGTCGGTCAGTGTCGGCGTGCGCCCGCTGGGCCCAGTCGGCAACTACACGGTCAACTACCGGGTGACCTCAGCCGACGGCCACGTCGTCGCCGGATCCTGGTCATTCCGGTTGACGGTGCCAGGAACCGGCACTCCCGGACCGTCGGCGCAGGCCCCTCGCGACTCAGCCGACGACCTCCCGATCTGGCCGTTCGTCCTCGGCGCGGTGATCCTGGTCGGCGGTGGTGCACTCTGGGCGCTGCGAAATAAGCCTTGA
- a CDS encoding Rv3852 family protein has product MADPQDRPHDAPDPAPEPPLNTPEPPTDATGKPVKKAPAKKVAKKAAPAKAAKKAAAKKVPAKKAPAKKAPAKKATAKKIAPPTPESNGQLAAAAKDVAAQAKSTVEAASNPLPAHRAPETAGRSPVPFAVAIAISVLAILLVRQLRREDD; this is encoded by the coding sequence ATGGCCGACCCGCAGGATCGCCCGCACGACGCGCCCGACCCCGCGCCGGAACCACCCTTGAACACACCCGAACCACCCACCGACGCGACGGGTAAACCGGTCAAAAAGGCTCCCGCCAAGAAAGTCGCGAAGAAGGCTGCACCGGCGAAGGCGGCGAAGAAAGCCGCTGCCAAAAAGGTGCCCGCAAAGAAGGCCCCGGCCAAGAAGGCGCCGGCCAAAAAAGCTACCGCGAAGAAGATCGCGCCTCCCACGCCGGAATCTAACGGCCAACTCGCTGCCGCCGCTAAAGATGTTGCCGCACAAGCAAAGTCGACAGTCGAAGCGGCCAGCAACCCGCTGCCGGCGCACCGCGCACCAGAGACTGCGGGCCGCTCCCCCGTACCGTTTGCGGTCGCCATCGCGATCAGCGTCTTGGCGATCCTGCTGGTGCGCCAGCTGCGTCGCGAGGATGACTAG
- the rraA gene encoding ribonuclease E activity regulator RraA codes for MTVNFRPTADLVDDIGPNVRSCDVQFRQFGGRAEFAGPIRTVRCHQDNALLKSVLSEAGDGGVLVIDGGGSLHTALVGDVIAELARSNGWAGLIVSGAVRDAAALRGLDLGIKALGTNPRKSGKTGAGERDVTISLGGVDFVPGDIAYSDDDGIVIVAAAEAN; via the coding sequence GTGACTGTGAATTTCCGTCCCACGGCCGACCTGGTCGATGACATCGGGCCTAACGTGCGAAGCTGCGACGTCCAGTTTCGCCAGTTCGGCGGGCGCGCTGAGTTCGCCGGACCCATCCGCACGGTCCGTTGCCATCAGGACAACGCGCTGCTGAAGTCGGTGCTCTCGGAGGCCGGCGACGGCGGGGTGCTGGTGATCGACGGCGGCGGCTCGCTGCATACGGCGCTGGTGGGCGACGTGATCGCTGAGCTGGCCCGCTCCAACGGTTGGGCGGGGCTCATCGTCAGCGGCGCGGTGCGCGACGCCGCGGCCCTGCGCGGTCTCGACCTCGGCATCAAGGCGCTGGGCACCAACCCCCGCAAAAGCGGCAAGACCGGCGCCGGTGAGCGCGACGTGACGATCAGCCTCGGTGGAGTGGATTTCGTTCCGGGTGACATCGCCTACAGCGACGATGACGGGATCGTCATCGTCGCTGCGGCGGAGGCGAACTAA
- a CDS encoding flavin-containing monooxygenase produces the protein MTEHLDVVIVGAGISGISAAWHLQDRCPTKSYAILERRDDLGGTWDLFKYPGIRSDSDMFTLGFRFKPWESTTSIADGASIKAYIKEAATENGIDKNIRYRHRVLAAEWSDAQNQWTLTVDNDGQKEELTCSFLFACSGYYNYDEGYLPKFEGYDDFEGTIIHPQHWPEDLDYAGKKIVVIGSGATSITLIPSLVKTGAGHVTMLQRSPSYIGSLPLNDPFAEQAKKLLPKRLANVATRWRWIAFSTFQYQFSRKFPKQMRKTLLTMAKRRLPEGYDVEKHFGPSYNPWDQRLCLAPNGDLFKTIRKGQADVVTDTIDRFTKTGIKLGSGKEIDADIIITATGLNLQLFGGAEIRRNGEQVELNQLMAYKGMMLTGMPNMAFTIGYTNASWTLKADLVSEFVCRVLNYMDENGYETVVPQHPGNSVDERPLMDFTPGYVLRALDYLPKGGSVPPWCLKQNYFLDLQLIRRGKVDDEALQFAKKPAALTV, from the coding sequence ATGACTGAACATCTCGACGTTGTGATCGTCGGCGCCGGCATCTCCGGCATCAGCGCGGCCTGGCATCTGCAGGACCGCTGCCCAACCAAGAGCTACGCCATCCTCGAGCGCCGCGACGACCTGGGCGGCACTTGGGACCTGTTCAAATACCCCGGGATTCGGTCCGACTCGGACATGTTCACGCTCGGCTTCCGGTTCAAGCCGTGGGAGTCCACGACCTCGATCGCCGACGGCGCGTCGATCAAGGCCTACATCAAGGAAGCCGCCACCGAGAACGGCATCGACAAGAACATTCGCTACCGCCACCGGGTGCTGGCCGCCGAGTGGTCCGACGCGCAGAACCAGTGGACCCTGACCGTCGACAACGACGGCCAGAAAGAAGAACTCACCTGTTCTTTCCTGTTCGCGTGCAGCGGTTACTACAACTACGACGAGGGCTACCTGCCGAAGTTCGAGGGCTACGACGACTTCGAGGGCACCATCATTCACCCGCAGCACTGGCCGGAGGACCTGGACTACGCGGGCAAGAAGATCGTCGTGATCGGCTCGGGCGCCACCTCGATCACGCTGATCCCGTCGCTGGTCAAGACGGGCGCCGGGCACGTGACGATGCTGCAGCGCTCGCCGAGCTACATCGGATCGCTGCCGTTGAACGACCCGTTCGCCGAGCAGGCCAAGAAGCTGCTGCCCAAACGATTGGCCAACGTCGCCACCCGGTGGAGGTGGATCGCGTTCAGCACCTTCCAATACCAGTTCTCTCGCAAGTTCCCCAAGCAGATGCGCAAGACGCTGCTGACCATGGCCAAGCGGCGGCTGCCGGAGGGCTACGACGTCGAAAAGCACTTCGGCCCGAGCTACAACCCGTGGGACCAGCGGCTGTGCCTGGCACCGAACGGGGACCTCTTCAAGACCATCCGCAAGGGCCAGGCCGACGTCGTCACCGACACCATCGACCGGTTCACCAAGACCGGGATCAAACTGGGTTCGGGCAAGGAGATCGACGCGGACATCATCATCACCGCAACCGGTTTGAACCTGCAGCTGTTCGGCGGCGCCGAGATCCGGCGCAACGGCGAGCAGGTTGAACTCAACCAGCTGATGGCCTACAAGGGCATGATGCTGACCGGCATGCCGAACATGGCGTTCACCATCGGCTACACCAATGCGTCCTGGACGCTGAAAGCCGACCTGGTGTCCGAGTTCGTCTGCCGCGTCCTCAATTACATGGACGAGAACGGCTACGAGACCGTGGTGCCGCAACACCCGGGCAACTCGGTCGACGAGCGTCCGCTGATGGACTTCACCCCCGGCTACGTGCTGCGGGCGTTGGACTACCTGCCTAAGGGCGGCTCGGTACCGCCGTGGTGTCTCAAGCAGAACTACTTCTTGGACCTGCAGCTGATCCGGCGCGGCAAGGTCGACGACGAAGCTCTGCAGTTCGCGAAGAAGCCTGCTGCACTGACCGTTTAG
- a CDS encoding TetR/AcrR family transcriptional regulator, producing MATVSSNRSSRGRRSARPSGDDRELAILATAERLLEERSFADISVDDLARGAGLSRPTFYFYFKSKEDVLLSLLEPLITRADAEYNGAAQRLPADPRRVWRAGIKAFFVAFDSHRAVARAGAEAVSHSAEVRAVWSGFMQKWIDQTAALIVAERARGAAPETIPAADLATSLNQMNERAMMAALSDERPAVDHDRVVDTLAHIWVTSIYGEPV from the coding sequence GTGGCGACCGTCAGCTCAAACCGATCTTCCCGGGGTCGACGCTCGGCGCGCCCATCGGGCGACGACCGAGAGCTCGCGATTCTCGCCACCGCGGAGCGCCTGCTGGAGGAGCGCAGCTTCGCCGATATTTCGGTGGACGACCTGGCCAGGGGAGCGGGCTTATCCCGGCCGACGTTCTACTTCTATTTCAAATCCAAAGAGGACGTGCTGCTCTCGCTGCTCGAGCCGCTGATCACCCGCGCGGACGCCGAGTACAACGGCGCGGCGCAGCGCCTCCCCGCGGATCCGCGGCGAGTGTGGCGCGCGGGTATCAAGGCCTTCTTCGTGGCCTTCGACTCACACCGCGCGGTCGCCCGGGCGGGTGCGGAGGCGGTATCTCATAGCGCCGAGGTTCGTGCGGTCTGGTCGGGCTTCATGCAGAAGTGGATCGATCAGACCGCAGCTCTGATCGTCGCCGAGCGGGCACGCGGCGCCGCGCCGGAGACCATCCCGGCAGCGGACCTGGCTACCTCGCTCAATCAGATGAACGAGCGCGCGATGATGGCGGCGCTGTCAGACGAGCGCCCGGCGGTAGATCATGACCGTGTCGTGGACACTCTCGCCCATATCTGGGTGACCAGCATCTACGGCGAACCGGTCTAA
- the dinB gene encoding DNA polymerase IV, with protein MFVSASGGEAAILHADLDSFYASVEQRDDPSLRDRPVIVGGGVVLAASYEAKAYGVRTAMGGAHARRLCPHAVVVPPRMSAYSQASDAVFEVFRDTSPLVEALSVDEAFIDVSGLRRVSGTPVQIAARLRSDVRERVGLPITVGIARTKFLAKVASQEAKPDGLLLVPPGRELAFLHPLPVRRLWGVGAVTADKLRSHGVETVADVAELSESMLASMVGSAMGRQLYALSRNIDRRRVTTGVRRRSVGAQRALGRAGNTMSPAEVDAVVIGLIDRISSRMRAAGRTGRTVTLRLRFNDFGRATRSHTLPWATSSTQALLEAARQLVTAAAPLIAERGLTLVGFAISEIDRAGAEQLSLPFSTRAEPALVDAAVDQVRRRYGKAALTRGVLVGRDAGLEMPHLPD; from the coding sequence ATGTTCGTGTCAGCATCGGGTGGTGAGGCTGCGATCCTGCACGCGGACCTCGACTCGTTCTATGCCTCCGTCGAACAGCGCGACGACCCCTCGTTGCGCGACCGGCCCGTGATCGTCGGCGGCGGCGTGGTGCTGGCAGCCAGCTACGAGGCCAAGGCCTACGGCGTGCGCACCGCGATGGGCGGCGCCCACGCCCGCCGATTGTGCCCGCACGCCGTCGTAGTCCCGCCGCGGATGTCGGCATACAGCCAGGCCAGCGACGCGGTATTCGAGGTATTCCGCGACACCTCCCCGTTGGTGGAGGCCTTATCGGTGGACGAGGCGTTCATCGACGTCAGCGGACTGCGGCGGGTTTCTGGTACGCCGGTACAGATCGCCGCCCGGCTGCGTAGCGACGTGCGGGAGCGGGTCGGACTGCCGATCACCGTGGGCATCGCGCGGACCAAGTTCCTCGCCAAGGTCGCCAGCCAGGAAGCTAAACCGGACGGGCTGCTGCTGGTTCCACCTGGCCGCGAGCTCGCATTCCTGCATCCGCTGCCGGTGCGCCGGTTGTGGGGCGTTGGCGCGGTGACTGCCGACAAGCTGCGGTCGCATGGCGTCGAGACCGTGGCCGACGTGGCCGAGCTCAGCGAGTCGATGCTGGCGTCGATGGTCGGCTCGGCCATGGGTCGCCAGCTCTACGCGCTGTCGCGCAACATCGACCGCCGTCGGGTGACCACCGGCGTTCGCCGCCGTTCTGTCGGTGCTCAGCGGGCACTCGGCCGCGCCGGCAACACGATGTCACCGGCCGAGGTCGACGCGGTGGTGATCGGTTTGATCGATCGGATCTCCAGCCGGATGCGCGCCGCCGGGCGGACCGGCCGGACAGTCACCTTGCGGTTGCGGTTCAACGATTTTGGCCGAGCCACCCGGTCGCACACGCTGCCGTGGGCCACCTCCTCGACGCAGGCCCTCCTCGAAGCGGCGCGGCAACTGGTGACCGCCGCGGCGCCACTGATCGCCGAACGCGGGCTGACGCTGGTCGGGTTTGCGATCTCCGAGATTGACCGCGCCGGCGCCGAGCAACTGAGCCTGCCGTTCAGCACGCGGGCCGAGCCCGCTCTCGTCGACGCCGCGGTCGACCAGGTGCGTCGCCGTTACGGCAAGGCGGCGCTGACCCGCGGCGTGCTGGTAGGTCGTGACGCCGGCCTGGAGATGCCGCACCTGCCCGACTGA
- a CDS encoding PHP domain-containing protein gives MDPVAALRQIAYYKDRAREDSRRVMAYRNAADIVEKLDDDERERHGQANSWQTLPGIGPKTAKVIAQAWAGREPDALVELRSSAVDLGGGEIRAALRGDLHLHSNWSDGSANIDEMMAAALALGHEYCALTDHSPRLTIANGLSPERLRKQLDVIDGLRDRFSPMRILTGIEVDILDDGSLDQEPELLERLDIVVASVHSKLSMDAEAMTRRMVRAVRNPHTDVLGHCTGRLVSGNRGIRKESSFDAEAVFTACRDHGTAVEINSRPERRDPPTRLLNLALEIGCDFSIDTDAHAPGQLDFLGYGAQRALDADVPVDRIVNTWPVDKLLQWTTS, from the coding sequence ATGGACCCGGTAGCCGCTCTGCGTCAGATCGCCTACTACAAGGACCGCGCCCGCGAGGACTCGCGGCGGGTGATGGCCTACCGCAACGCCGCCGACATCGTCGAAAAGCTTGATGACGACGAGCGGGAGCGGCACGGTCAGGCCAACAGCTGGCAGACATTACCGGGGATTGGGCCGAAGACCGCCAAGGTGATCGCCCAAGCCTGGGCGGGCCGTGAGCCGGATGCCCTTGTCGAATTGCGTTCGAGCGCCGTGGATCTCGGCGGTGGAGAAATCCGCGCGGCCTTGCGGGGCGACCTGCACCTGCATTCGAACTGGTCGGACGGCTCGGCCAACATCGACGAAATGATGGCCGCCGCGCTGGCGCTGGGCCACGAATACTGCGCGTTGACCGACCACTCGCCGCGGCTGACCATCGCCAACGGGCTGTCCCCGGAGCGACTGCGCAAGCAACTGGACGTCATCGACGGGCTACGAGATCGATTCTCTCCCATGCGAATTCTTACTGGCATCGAAGTCGACATCCTCGATGATGGCAGCCTCGACCAGGAACCGGAGTTGTTGGAGCGACTCGACATCGTCGTGGCCAGCGTGCACTCCAAGCTGTCGATGGACGCCGAAGCGATGACCCGGCGGATGGTCCGCGCCGTCCGCAATCCGCACACCGACGTGCTCGGCCATTGCACGGGGCGACTGGTCTCGGGCAATCGCGGCATCCGCAAAGAATCGTCGTTCGACGCCGAGGCGGTGTTCACCGCCTGTCGTGACCACGGCACGGCCGTCGAAATCAATTCCCGGCCCGAGCGCCGTGACCCGCCCACCCGGTTGCTCAACCTGGCACTGGAGATCGGGTGCGATTTCAGCATCGACACCGATGCCCATGCGCCGGGACAGCTCGACTTCCTCGGCTACGGAGCCCAGCGTGCGCTGGATGCCGATGTGCCAGTGGACCGTATCGTCAACACCTGGCCGGTCGACAAGCTGCTGCAGTGGACGACGTCCTAA